In Oryzias latipes chromosome 15, ASM223467v1, the following proteins share a genomic window:
- the mrpl14 gene encoding 39S ribosomal protein L14, mitochondrial, with protein MALQRLSGSFSGLIVQNSSKILQRAFSVSVVAAAIQKMTRVRVVDNSSLGNTPYHRPPRVIHVYTKNGVGKVGDKVLLAIKGQKKKALIVGHKMPGDRMTPRFDSNNVVLIEDNGNPTGTRIKVPIPTHLRQMEGDFSKVLAIASSFV; from the exons ATGGCTCTACAGCGGCTTTCGGGCTCTTTTTCTGGGCTTATTGTTCAGAATTCGTCTAAAATCCTCCAGAGGGCGTttag CGTGTCTGTGGTTGCAGCTGCCATTCAGAAAATGACAAGAGTACGCGTGGTGGACAACAGCTCTCTTGGAAATACACCGTATCATCGGCCACCGAGGGTCATCCACGTCTACACCAAGAACGGTGTTGGAAAAGTGGGCGACAAGGTGCTGCTCGCCATCaaaggacagaaaaagaaagcttTAATTGTTGGACACAAAATGCCAGGCGACCGCATGACCCCCCGGTTTGATTCAAACAACGTTGTCTTGATCGAGGATAATGGCAACCCAACGGGAACCAGAATTAAAGTCCCAATACCCACGCATCTACGGCAAATGGAGGGAGATTTCTCCAAAGTGTTGGCAATTGCAAGTTCATTTGTGTAA
- the LOC101163842 gene encoding calpain-1 catalytic subunit, whose translation MYPAGGISAAIYNDRLRSEGMGSKDHAVLFANQDFESLKRDCLESGCLFEDPCFPAEPPSLGFKELAPHSSKTRGVEWIRPTELTSEPQFIVGGATRTDICQGALGDCWLLAAIASLTLNERLLHRVVPHGQSFQEDYAGIFHFQFWQFGEWVDVVIDDRLPVKDGELMFVHSAEGNEFWSALMEKAYAKLNGSYEALSGGSTTEGFEDFTGGVSEMYELRKAPRDLHRIISKALERGSLLGCSIDITSAFDMEAVTFKKLVKGHAYSVTGLKEVDYRGNMVRLIRIRNPWGQVEWTGAWSDNSHEWNDVDPSDREDLHLKMEDGEFWMSFSDFLRQFSRLEICNLTPDALSEDALSHWNTMKFYGTWRRGSTAGGCRNHPNTFWINPQYKITLLEEDDDPEDDEVACSFLVALMQKDRRRYRRHGQDMHTIGFALYEIPEEYRGCHNVHLKKNFFLSHSSCARSETFINLREVSARLRLPPGEYLVVPSTFEPSKEADFVLRVFTEKQSETEELDDEISADFGDEDEITEDDIDDSFRSMFAQLAGEDMEISIRELKTILNRVISRHKDLKTDGFSSESCRTMVNLMDKDGSARLGLLEFQILWNKIRKWLGIFREFDLDKSGAMSSYEMRLAVEGAGFKLNNQLNQILVARYADNEMVDFDNFICCLVKLEAMFKYFQELDKDGSGVVEMNLTEWLYLTMCG comes from the exons ATGTATCCAGCTGGAGGGATTTCTGCTGCCATTTACAACGACAGGCTTCGCTCTGAGGGGATGGGCTCCAAGGACCACGCCGTGCTCTTCGCCAACCAGGACTTCGAGTCCTTGAAGCGGGACTGTTTGGAGTCGGGGTGCCTGTTCGAAGACCCCTGCTTCCCTGCAGAACCTCCGTCTTTGGGCTTCAAAGAGCTCGCACCCCATTCCTCTAAGACCAGGGGTGTGGAATGGATCAGACCCACG GAGCTGACGAGTGAGCCCCAGTTCATCGTGGGAGGAGCCACCCGAACGGACATCTGCCAGGGAGCGCTCG GTGACTGCTGGCTTTTAGCGGCCATCGCCTCCCTGACCCTGAATGAGAGGCTCCTTCACCGCGTTGTTCCACACGGCCAATCCTTCCAGGAGGACTACGCTGGAATCTTCCACTTTCAG TTCTGGCAGTTTGGCGAATGGGTGGATGTTGTGATTGACGATCGATTGCCGGTGAAAGACGGAGAGCTGATGTTTGTGCATTCAGCTGAGGGCAACGAGTTCTGGAGCGCCCTCATGGAGAAAGCGTACGCCAA GCTGAATGGTTCCTACGAGGCTCTGTCCGGAGGAAGCACCACCGAGGGCTTCGAGGACTTCACAGGCGGAGTGTCTGAGATGTACGAGCTGCGGAAAGCTCCCAGAGATCTGCACAGGATCATCTCCAAAGCTCTGGAGAGAGGCTCCCTCCTGGGATGCTCTATTGAT ATCACGAGTGCCTTTGACATGGAGGCCGTTACATTCAAGAAGCTGGTGAAGGGACACGCCTACTCAGTGACTGGACTGAAGGAG GTCGATTACCGCGGCAACATGGTGCGCCTCATCAGGATACGTAACCCCTGGGGTCAGGTGGAGTGGACCGGAGCCTGGAGCGACAA cTCCCATGAGTGGAATGATGTCGACCCGTCTGACCGAGAAGACTTACACCTGAAAATGGAAGATGGCGAGTTTTG GATGTCCTTCAGTGATTTTCTGAGGCAGTTTTCCCGTCTGGAGATCTGCAACCTGACTCCAGACGCCCTGAGTGAAGATGCCCTCAGCCACTGGAACACCATGAAGTTCTACGGCACGTGGAGACGGGGCAGCACCGCCGGGGGCTGCAGGAACCACCCCA ACACCTTTTGGATCAACCCGCAGTATAAAATCACGCTGCTGGAGGAAGATGATGACCCAGAGGACGACGAGGTGGCGTGCAGCTTTTTAGTCGCCCTCATGCAGAAGGACCGCCGCAGGTATCGGCGCCACGGTCAGGACATGCACACCATCGGGTTTGCCCTCTATGAG atTCCAGAGGAG TACAGGGGCTGTCACAATGTCCATTTGAAGAAAAACTTCTTCCTGAGTCACTCCTCATGCGCTCGCTCAGAGACCTTCATCAACCTGCGGGAGGTAAGCGCTCGGCTGCgtctacctcctggagagtacCTCGTTGTCCCCTCCACCTTTGAGCCCAGCAAAGAGGCTGACTTTGTCCTCAGAGTCTTCACTGAGAAGCAGTCGGAGACAGA GGAGCTGGATGATGAGATTTCTGCTGACTTTGGAGATGAG gaCGAAATAACGGAAGATGACATCGATGACTCTTTTAGATCCATGTTTGCCCAACTAGCAGGAGAG GACATGGAGATTTCTATCCGCGAGCTAAAGACCATTCTCAACAGAGTCATCTCTCGTC ACAAAGACCTGAAGACGGATGGATTTAGCTCAGAATCCTGTCGGACCATGGTCAACCTAATGGAT AAAGATGGCAGCGCCCGCTTAGGACTCTTGGAGTTTCAGATCCTCTGGAACAAGATCAGGAAGTGGCTT GGCATTTTCCGGGAGTTTGATCTCGACAAATCGGGGGCCATGAGCTCATATGAGATGCGTCTGGCTGTGGAGGGAGCAG gtTTTAAACTGAATAATCAGCTGAACCAGATTCTGGTGGCCCGCTATGCAGACAACGAGATGGTTGACTTTGATAACTTCATCTGCTGCTTGGTCAAGCTGGAAGCAATGTTTA AGTATTTCCAGGAGTTGGACAAAGATGGATCAGGAGTTGTTGAGATGAATCTCACAGAG TGGCTTTACCTGACCATGTGCGGCTGA